A part of Kitasatospora acidiphila genomic DNA contains:
- a CDS encoding DEAD/DEAH box helicase, translating into MRPTLQARGLKESLLQYLSTTYALTDEGAREALHRFLGDETSGMFRGPYLRIRTPFTVAGEEWRKHLGWQREGFRPYAHQAVAFARLSSAHGHTPQPTLVTTGTGSGKTESFLYPVLDHCRRERAAGKTGVKAVFLYPMNALATDQAQRINELLTQNAELERLSAGLYIGERAATQYEKVRTRRSDMQLSPPDILITNYKMLDLLLQRADDAALWRESDIRYVVVDEFHTYDGAQGTDVGILLRRLAAAVGATEDGRPLGKICPVATSATLASGTGEDGTAQLLEVASHVFGTEFTKDSIVGENRLTVEEFIPLGKVTMQPMPTPDELLALPDPATGDEALLDLIEKVTDVRDLDPFALGGNLRRHLFTRAVMQALGGGVKTSAEVLDVMWRAGAAGWSEAVARQPEKAAEALARFVALLSYARDPESSPAEPRPFVHVEVHQWARSVSRLLRGVLPWPKAEFRWDAAGMADASAADGGRTAPVTTATSGQSANLFLPAIYCRDCGRSGWAVFSPESDDHDVQFDTYKIRRASLGQDKARVRNLITATEQQAREGSGAAPLTAASGKAGSAASQGAGGVLMVLDGTRKRLRLPDPLNDYDRETKEPRLTARDSAFVLVNFGETANTAAKEDWCPACGERNAIRYLGTGAAAMAAASITQLFTGGELDEELHEDKTLMFNDSVQDAAHRAGFVANRSYTFSLRALLADHLRHDEPTALNDLIANVVTATTDKDTLSAVVPPDLHGFKGVDRLLSGQGRGGDLKTWRLIGQRLAFEALMEFGFRSRNGRTLELTRTAAAQVRIDDPAAVIALVKRLHEECVRDGLPLVVQDDVRYLAFVRIFLERLRTRGAVAHQWLDKYIDEAGTSRYFVWGKRAPGMRAFPRGIAAPVFLLGQAKNGSEFDFATGRLSWYERWVRRCLGLPRELAPELWSRLLPELASMGLLSVRTPNDTSVRVYGLKPGNIEARLLDDDQVRVSYVRCPVCFWEQTVHPSLLDQWHDQPCPSYRCRKGHLVAGDRPEGLGIHHRDRDYRQDYYRRLYLGAGTYQVVTAEHTGMLTRHQRERVEEAFKRGGGFKDPNVLSCTPTLEMGIDIGDLSAVVLAALPRRPASYAQQVGRAGRRTGNAFLLTIPDRRRRDLYFLERPKDLIAGTIVPPGCYLSAVEILRRQYLAHLLDLAAAGRLVRADGIVLRALPHKAPRLFGPSGYLADLVELALDQGEELAKGFLRLFPTGVSEQTQEDLKAYASHGLRSAVEKAEHEWRRAEEALRGRLREIDEAHGELHDSDPDQARQKAELDAERRGVGRQLLHLGDTSAQSALCDLGLLPNYALIDSSTTLSATLYGEDGIDPKTGKTVFTSETLSYERPRRYAIQELAPGNTFYVNGYRHEVTGLELSTGGRQEWHTWRVCPGCGYVRTEDATNDRSSCPRCKTSQIADDGSCLFQVVEPATVTSRDKREDARIRDDKDDRERRSYTVVDAVDIPVESIAPGSWRHDRETFGVDFCRTAVIRRINVGPVRYDAPARDDFAGHLVRLNPFHVCTACGAATADGRPVFDHDTDALESAAARSPELKHHRPWCPLRRGKKEGVTQERVLLAHQLQTEALRILIPAATADVDARVHSFRAALRLGVDLHFGGDPQHLDTTVASMPDNGSGERRWFLVLFDSLPGGTGYLDRLTDRQAFRDTLLRAYEQLEACPCAEEQRRACHRCLHRYTPEQFQDVVSRQAALSMLKSLLFKEDGEDGWDISDVEHTGLVGLDAQVESDLEARFLTALRGWVKDTGDASLDEDGHASGHLRFTDGSDVMHWRLTAQRRLGGTRTDFTFSRVGGPAQNVHVYTEGFRFHASGEHNLIAKNAAQRTRLRADGKIVFQVTWADVELFEQRQGRARPVWPPYRGTAQEQARAAYEQYGGHRAHFGEAVFVNPIDTLIAYLRDPDATRWARRARALVTGLTAVPATTAVVATGRRSELVAALREQLASLGAGRGQDKPITADAGGIGPVHVFSTQDEHGLPIVFALDAANPDELRWTALAVLDDSDAVLDTDEHKLRWRSWLYWTNITQFLSLAGGDGVQLAASSAEDFEVEVLAVCGGLGELDSLTAALAPASAPVPESARPSAASTPSTDSPLEASLRKIIRDAAWDEDILEILREDAEEAPDLLRLAETLAERGKRAPVFGYELGLSLWPADFAWQTPDVKIVVVAAHHGDNDIEAQRRDAAYAQDGWTVRTAAAWLDHLDDLLDQLPDTEGTTR; encoded by the coding sequence GTGAGGCCGACGCTTCAAGCGCGCGGGCTCAAGGAGAGCCTGCTGCAGTATCTGTCGACGACGTACGCACTCACCGACGAGGGCGCACGCGAGGCGTTGCACCGGTTCCTCGGGGACGAGACGTCGGGGATGTTCCGTGGTCCGTACCTGCGGATCCGGACGCCGTTCACCGTGGCCGGCGAGGAGTGGCGCAAGCACCTGGGGTGGCAGCGCGAGGGCTTCAGGCCGTATGCACACCAGGCGGTCGCGTTCGCGCGGTTGAGCTCGGCGCACGGCCACACTCCACAGCCGACGTTGGTCACCACGGGTACTGGGTCCGGTAAGACGGAGTCATTCCTGTACCCCGTGCTGGACCACTGCCGGCGCGAGCGGGCAGCAGGCAAGACCGGGGTGAAGGCGGTTTTCCTGTACCCGATGAATGCCCTGGCGACCGATCAGGCGCAGCGCATCAACGAGTTGCTCACGCAGAACGCCGAGTTGGAGAGGCTGTCGGCGGGCCTGTACATCGGTGAGCGCGCGGCGACGCAGTACGAGAAGGTGCGGACCCGGCGGTCGGACATGCAGCTGTCCCCGCCGGACATTCTGATCACCAACTACAAGATGCTGGACCTCCTCCTCCAGCGCGCGGACGATGCCGCCCTGTGGCGGGAGTCGGACATCCGCTACGTCGTCGTCGACGAGTTCCACACGTACGACGGCGCCCAAGGCACGGACGTCGGGATTCTGCTGCGTCGGCTCGCCGCCGCCGTGGGCGCGACCGAGGACGGCCGTCCGCTCGGAAAGATCTGTCCGGTGGCGACGTCGGCGACACTCGCTTCAGGCACGGGCGAGGACGGCACGGCACAGCTGTTGGAGGTGGCCTCCCACGTCTTCGGCACGGAGTTCACGAAGGACTCCATCGTGGGGGAGAACCGGCTCACGGTCGAGGAGTTCATCCCCCTCGGCAAAGTGACCATGCAGCCGATGCCGACCCCCGACGAGCTGCTGGCACTGCCTGATCCGGCCACCGGCGACGAGGCGCTGCTGGATCTGATCGAGAAGGTGACGGACGTCCGGGATCTCGACCCGTTCGCGCTCGGCGGGAACCTCAGGCGGCATCTGTTCACCCGTGCGGTGATGCAGGCCCTCGGCGGCGGGGTGAAGACCAGCGCCGAGGTGCTGGACGTGATGTGGCGGGCCGGCGCAGCCGGTTGGTCCGAGGCCGTGGCGCGGCAGCCCGAGAAGGCGGCCGAGGCGCTCGCGCGGTTCGTCGCGCTGCTCTCGTACGCTCGGGATCCGGAATCCTCCCCGGCGGAGCCCCGGCCCTTCGTCCATGTTGAGGTTCATCAGTGGGCGCGTTCGGTGTCGCGGCTGCTGCGTGGGGTGCTGCCGTGGCCGAAGGCGGAGTTCCGCTGGGACGCGGCCGGCATGGCCGACGCGAGCGCGGCCGACGGTGGGCGTACAGCGCCGGTGACGACCGCGACCTCGGGGCAGAGCGCGAACCTGTTCCTGCCGGCGATCTACTGCCGTGACTGCGGGCGGTCGGGCTGGGCGGTGTTCTCTCCTGAGAGCGACGACCACGACGTTCAGTTCGACACGTACAAGATCAGGCGGGCGTCACTTGGCCAGGACAAGGCGCGGGTGCGGAACCTGATCACCGCGACGGAGCAGCAAGCCCGGGAGGGTTCGGGTGCCGCGCCGCTCACGGCGGCCAGCGGCAAGGCGGGCTCGGCCGCGTCCCAAGGCGCCGGCGGCGTGCTGATGGTGCTGGACGGCACCCGCAAGCGGCTGCGACTGCCCGATCCGCTGAACGACTACGACCGGGAGACCAAGGAGCCCCGGCTGACGGCCCGTGACTCGGCGTTCGTCCTCGTGAACTTCGGGGAGACGGCGAACACCGCAGCCAAGGAGGACTGGTGCCCGGCGTGCGGTGAGCGCAACGCGATCCGCTACCTCGGTACGGGTGCTGCCGCGATGGCCGCGGCGTCGATCACGCAGCTGTTCACGGGCGGAGAGCTCGACGAGGAGCTGCACGAGGACAAGACGCTGATGTTCAACGACTCGGTGCAGGATGCCGCGCACCGGGCCGGGTTCGTCGCCAACCGCTCGTACACCTTCTCGCTCCGTGCGCTCCTCGCCGACCACTTGCGGCACGACGAGCCGACCGCACTGAACGATCTGATCGCCAACGTCGTCACCGCCACGACGGACAAGGACACCCTCTCAGCGGTGGTGCCGCCGGACCTGCACGGCTTCAAAGGCGTGGACCGGCTCCTGTCCGGCCAGGGCCGCGGTGGAGACCTGAAGACGTGGCGGCTGATCGGGCAGCGACTGGCGTTCGAGGCGCTGATGGAGTTCGGCTTCAGGTCCCGCAACGGCCGTACGTTGGAGCTGACCCGCACGGCTGCCGCTCAGGTGCGCATCGACGACCCGGCGGCCGTGATCGCGCTGGTCAAGCGACTGCACGAGGAGTGCGTGCGGGACGGGCTGCCGCTGGTGGTGCAGGACGATGTCCGGTACCTGGCGTTCGTGCGGATCTTCCTGGAGCGGCTGCGCACGCGCGGTGCGGTCGCGCACCAGTGGCTGGACAAGTACATCGACGAGGCAGGCACCAGCCGGTACTTCGTCTGGGGCAAGCGGGCTCCGGGCATGCGGGCGTTCCCGAGGGGGATCGCCGCCCCCGTCTTCCTGCTCGGACAGGCCAAGAACGGCAGCGAGTTCGACTTCGCTACCGGCCGACTGTCCTGGTACGAGCGGTGGGTGCGCCGGTGCCTCGGACTGCCACGCGAGCTGGCGCCCGAGCTGTGGAGCCGGCTACTGCCCGAACTAGCCTCGATGGGGCTGCTATCGGTGCGCACCCCGAACGACACCTCGGTGCGGGTGTACGGACTCAAGCCCGGCAACATCGAGGCCAGGCTGCTGGACGACGACCAGGTGCGGGTCTCGTACGTGCGGTGTCCGGTGTGTTTCTGGGAGCAGACGGTCCACCCGTCGCTGCTTGACCAGTGGCACGATCAGCCGTGTCCCTCCTACCGCTGCCGAAAGGGCCACCTGGTGGCCGGCGACCGGCCCGAGGGCCTGGGGATACACCACCGTGACCGCGACTACCGGCAGGACTACTACCGGCGGCTGTACCTCGGCGCGGGCACCTACCAGGTGGTCACTGCCGAGCACACCGGCATGCTGACGCGCCATCAGCGGGAGCGGGTGGAGGAAGCTTTCAAGCGCGGTGGCGGGTTCAAGGACCCCAACGTGCTGTCCTGCACGCCGACGCTCGAGATGGGTATCGACATCGGCGACCTGTCCGCCGTCGTGCTTGCCGCACTGCCGCGCCGTCCTGCCTCGTATGCGCAGCAGGTCGGCCGCGCCGGCCGCCGCACCGGCAACGCGTTCCTGCTGACTATCCCGGACCGGCGGCGCCGCGACCTGTACTTCCTTGAGCGGCCGAAGGACCTGATCGCCGGCACGATCGTGCCGCCCGGGTGCTACCTGTCGGCCGTCGAGATCCTGCGGCGCCAGTACTTGGCGCACCTGCTGGACCTTGCCGCAGCAGGCCGTCTCGTCCGGGCGGATGGCATCGTGCTGCGCGCGCTGCCGCACAAGGCGCCACGCCTGTTCGGCCCGTCCGGCTATCTGGCCGACCTCGTAGAGCTGGCCCTCGACCAGGGCGAGGAACTGGCCAAGGGGTTCCTGCGGCTCTTCCCGACCGGTGTCAGCGAGCAGACCCAGGAGGACCTGAAGGCATACGCGAGCCACGGCCTGCGCAGCGCCGTGGAGAAGGCGGAGCACGAGTGGCGCCGCGCCGAGGAAGCCCTGCGGGGGCGCCTGCGCGAGATCGACGAAGCCCACGGCGAGCTGCACGACAGCGATCCCGACCAGGCTCGCCAGAAGGCCGAGTTGGACGCCGAGCGCCGCGGAGTGGGCCGGCAGCTGCTCCACCTGGGCGACACCTCGGCACAGAGCGCCCTGTGCGACCTGGGACTACTACCCAACTACGCCCTGATCGACTCCTCGACCACGCTGTCGGCGACCCTGTACGGAGAGGACGGTATCGACCCGAAGACGGGCAAGACCGTCTTCACGTCCGAGACCCTCTCCTACGAGCGGCCACGCCGCTACGCGATCCAGGAACTGGCGCCGGGCAACACCTTCTACGTCAACGGCTACCGCCATGAGGTCACGGGGCTGGAACTGTCCACGGGTGGACGCCAGGAGTGGCACACCTGGCGGGTGTGCCCGGGCTGCGGGTACGTGCGCACCGAGGACGCTACCAACGACCGTTCGTCGTGCCCCCGGTGCAAGACGAGCCAGATTGCCGACGACGGCTCCTGCCTGTTCCAGGTGGTCGAACCGGCCACCGTGACGTCGCGGGACAAGCGCGAGGACGCCCGGATCCGCGACGACAAGGACGACCGCGAGCGCCGCTCGTACACCGTCGTTGACGCGGTGGACATCCCTGTCGAGAGCATCGCACCGGGATCCTGGCGGCACGACCGCGAGACCTTCGGCGTGGACTTTTGCCGCACGGCCGTGATCCGCCGGATCAACGTCGGGCCGGTCCGCTACGACGCTCCCGCCCGTGACGACTTCGCCGGCCATCTGGTCCGGTTGAACCCGTTCCATGTGTGCACGGCCTGCGGAGCCGCGACCGCAGACGGGCGACCCGTTTTCGACCACGACACCGATGCCCTGGAATCGGCTGCGGCCCGCTCCCCGGAGCTCAAGCACCACCGCCCGTGGTGCCCGCTGCGCCGCGGCAAGAAGGAGGGCGTCACGCAGGAGCGGGTGCTGCTCGCCCACCAGTTGCAGACCGAGGCGCTCCGGATCCTCATCCCGGCCGCGACGGCGGATGTGGACGCACGGGTGCACTCTTTCCGGGCCGCTCTGCGGCTGGGTGTGGACCTGCACTTCGGCGGCGACCCGCAGCACCTGGACACCACGGTGGCCTCCATGCCGGACAACGGCAGCGGCGAGCGCCGTTGGTTCCTGGTGCTGTTCGATTCGCTCCCCGGAGGTACCGGCTACCTGGACCGGCTCACCGACCGCCAAGCGTTCCGGGACACCCTCCTTCGGGCGTACGAACAGCTGGAGGCGTGTCCCTGCGCTGAGGAGCAGCGGCGAGCCTGCCACCGTTGCCTGCACCGCTACACCCCCGAGCAGTTCCAGGACGTCGTCTCCCGGCAGGCCGCGCTCAGCATGCTGAAGTCGCTGCTCTTCAAGGAGGACGGTGAGGACGGCTGGGACATCAGCGACGTGGAGCACACTGGCCTGGTCGGGCTGGACGCCCAGGTCGAATCCGACCTTGAGGCCCGCTTCCTGACTGCCCTTCGGGGCTGGGTGAAGGACACTGGCGACGCGTCGCTGGACGAGGACGGCCATGCCAGCGGGCACCTGCGGTTCACCGACGGCTCGGACGTGATGCACTGGCGGCTCACCGCTCAGCGCCGACTGGGGGGCACCCGCACGGACTTCACCTTCAGTCGCGTCGGTGGTCCGGCGCAGAACGTGCACGTCTACACGGAGGGCTTCCGCTTCCACGCCAGCGGCGAGCACAACCTCATCGCCAAGAACGCGGCCCAGCGCACTCGGCTCCGCGCCGACGGCAAGATCGTCTTCCAGGTCACCTGGGCCGACGTCGAGTTGTTCGAGCAGCGTCAGGGGCGCGCCCGGCCTGTCTGGCCGCCTTACCGCGGCACTGCCCAGGAGCAGGCCAGGGCTGCCTACGAGCAGTATGGGGGCCACCGGGCGCACTTTGGCGAAGCCGTCTTCGTGAACCCGATCGACACCCTCATCGCGTACCTCCGGGATCCAGATGCCACCCGGTGGGCGCGCAGAGCCCGTGCCCTGGTCACTGGTCTCACCGCTGTCCCTGCCACGACCGCCGTGGTCGCGACTGGAAGACGGAGCGAGCTCGTAGCCGCGCTCCGTGAGCAGCTCGCTTCCCTCGGAGCCGGCCGGGGGCAGGACAAGCCGATCACAGCCGATGCCGGTGGCATCGGCCCCGTCCACGTCTTCAGCACCCAGGACGAGCACGGTCTGCCGATCGTGTTTGCCCTGGACGCCGCCAACCCCGACGAACTGCGGTGGACCGCCCTGGCAGTCCTTGACGACAGCGACGCCGTCCTGGACACCGACGAGCACAAGCTGCGGTGGCGGTCCTGGCTGTACTGGACCAACATCACCCAGTTCCTGTCCCTCGCCGGCGGTGACGGCGTCCAGCTCGCGGCCAGCAGCGCCGAAGACTTCGAGGTCGAGGTCCTCGCCGTGTGCGGCGGTCTGGGCGAACTCGACTCGCTCACTGCGGCACTCGCCCCCGCATCGGCTCCCGTGCCCGAGTCCGCCCGACCGAGTGCCGCCTCGACCCCGAGTACGGACTCGCCGCTGGAGGCCAGCCTCAGGAAGATCATCCGAGACGCTGCCTGGGACGAGGACATCTTGGAGATCCTCCGCGAGGACGCTGAGGAAGCACCAGATCTGCTCCGCCTCGCCGAGACGCTCGCCGAACGCGGCAAGCGGGCTCCGGTCTTCGGATACGAACTCGGGCTGAGTCTCTGGCCTGCCGACTTCGCCTGGCAGACTCCGGACGTCAAGATCGTCGTCGTTGCCGCCCACCACGGCGACAACGACATCGAGGCCCAGCGACGCGACGCGGCCTACGCCCAGGATGGCTGGACGGTCCGGACCGCCGCCGCGTGGCTCGACCACCTCGACGACCTGCTCGACCAGCTCCCCGACACGGAAGGCACCACCCGATGA
- a CDS encoding SNF2-related protein has translation MAAKATGEGSERTLSVEAEAVGGQGDAVWEAWKPEDAPAVRPTTGSAGYAPGSQVLIRDELWLVRKSEDVGKDGWMVEVTGISSFVRGTDAVFYSVLDAIQVLDPRETRLVPDDSPNHRRGRLFLEAVMRKTFLPQSEHGLALADRFLMDHQVHQLRPAELALSLEKNPQPRILIADVVGLGKTLEIGVLLAELIRRGRGERILVVTPQHVLEQFQRELWTRFAIPLVRLDSTGIQRIQQDIPAGRNPFAYFKRAIISVDTLKSDVYAHHLEHTNWDAVVIDESHNLVNRGTKNNELARLLARKTDALVLASATPHNGRTESFAELVKMLDEAAIANPSQYEVKDLEHLYIRRTKTTPEVRDSLKGAWADRGPSLPIRVPAREKELAVFQELATRWIPADPDQPSVSRHQLVPYQLLKSFLSSHKALLETVKTRLTTLDKQPATEPARPGQRKARPLDPAVREEARKIERAALLDLRALAEQIQDEDSAKLTALLEELRAMGVGPGSETRVVVFSERIPTLKWLAQAVPAALGFPRGASPDDNKPWLDFGGVVQVMHGEATSDEEQQALVEKFGLRDDPIRILFTGDVASEGVNLHQQCHRLIHFDLPWSLIRIEQRNGRIDRYGQKHQPEFRALILTSDVPWRTDETTGEPRTLDDRLVGEKLLKREEEAHKIEGSAEAVTGLYRAKEEESRLTQDLIAGRTVEESIKQSQQGGAAFLSGLLGQVGAVPEHPEVRRANVPQLFASTADYFDEALRQVCRPNPEDQLSLRRDDDGTIAFEPPRDLLYRLKALPKSYLDEQRIMPRKGEPGRIRITFSKDLADRRLKAARESSKSQWPNVSYVTDVHPVLDWLTDKVLVEVGRHQAPVLAASVSSPTFLVQGICSNALGRPTIVEWMAVHGEPDALQVTSLTPEALDDYGVGPTMPGRAAPRDLDGLTELVPAAIDRAEQHLQGLRKRHEEEIEAILTPYRKRVVHWQQEALFSSDGTGKRGVDRSASTRLTLLKSLQTTGKPMLRLLAVLEPLTAAEGGNNR, from the coding sequence GGGATCTCGTCCTTCGTGCGGGGAACAGACGCGGTCTTCTACAGTGTGCTTGACGCCATCCAGGTGCTGGACCCGCGGGAGACCCGGCTTGTCCCGGACGACTCACCGAATCACCGGCGGGGCCGCCTGTTCCTTGAAGCGGTGATGCGCAAGACGTTCCTGCCGCAGAGCGAGCACGGGCTGGCGCTGGCTGACCGGTTCCTCATGGACCATCAGGTCCACCAACTGCGGCCAGCCGAGTTGGCGCTGTCGTTGGAGAAGAACCCCCAACCGCGGATCCTGATTGCGGACGTGGTGGGCCTGGGCAAGACCCTGGAGATCGGGGTGCTGCTGGCCGAGCTGATCCGGCGGGGGCGCGGCGAGCGGATCCTGGTTGTGACCCCCCAGCACGTGCTGGAGCAGTTCCAGCGGGAGTTGTGGACCCGGTTCGCGATCCCGCTGGTCCGACTGGACTCCACCGGTATTCAGCGCATCCAACAGGACATTCCGGCCGGGCGGAACCCGTTCGCGTACTTCAAGCGGGCGATCATCTCCGTGGACACCCTCAAGAGCGACGTCTACGCACACCACCTGGAGCACACCAACTGGGACGCCGTCGTCATCGACGAGTCCCACAACCTGGTCAACCGGGGCACCAAGAACAACGAGCTCGCCCGACTGCTGGCAAGGAAGACCGACGCGCTGGTGCTGGCGTCCGCCACACCCCACAACGGTCGAACGGAGTCGTTCGCTGAGCTGGTCAAGATGCTGGACGAGGCGGCCATCGCCAACCCGTCGCAGTACGAGGTGAAGGACCTGGAGCACCTCTACATCCGGCGTACGAAGACCACGCCGGAGGTCCGTGACTCCTTGAAAGGTGCCTGGGCGGACCGTGGACCATCTCTGCCGATCCGCGTTCCGGCGAGGGAGAAGGAGCTCGCCGTCTTCCAGGAGCTCGCTACGCGTTGGATCCCGGCCGATCCGGACCAGCCGTCGGTCAGCCGGCACCAGCTGGTGCCCTACCAACTGCTGAAGTCCTTTCTGTCCTCGCACAAGGCGCTCCTGGAAACCGTCAAAACGCGGCTGACGACGTTGGACAAGCAGCCGGCTACAGAGCCCGCACGGCCCGGACAGCGAAAGGCACGCCCGCTCGACCCGGCGGTCCGAGAGGAAGCAAGGAAGATCGAGCGAGCGGCCCTCCTGGATCTCCGGGCCCTGGCCGAACAGATCCAGGACGAGGATTCGGCGAAGCTGACGGCCCTCCTGGAGGAGCTGCGTGCGATGGGCGTCGGCCCAGGCTCGGAGACCCGCGTGGTCGTGTTCTCCGAGCGCATCCCCACGCTGAAGTGGCTCGCGCAGGCCGTCCCGGCCGCGCTCGGCTTTCCACGCGGTGCCAGCCCCGACGACAACAAGCCCTGGCTGGACTTCGGCGGCGTGGTGCAGGTCATGCACGGGGAGGCCACCAGCGACGAGGAACAGCAGGCGCTCGTCGAGAAGTTCGGGCTGCGCGACGACCCGATCCGCATCCTGTTCACGGGCGATGTCGCCTCCGAGGGCGTCAACCTCCACCAGCAGTGTCACCGGCTGATCCACTTCGACCTGCCCTGGTCCCTGATCCGCATCGAGCAGCGCAACGGCCGTATCGACCGCTACGGCCAGAAGCACCAGCCCGAGTTCCGCGCGCTGATCCTTACCAGCGACGTCCCTTGGCGGACGGACGAGACCACGGGGGAGCCCCGCACGCTCGACGACCGTCTCGTGGGTGAGAAGCTGCTGAAGCGTGAGGAGGAAGCGCACAAGATCGAGGGCTCGGCGGAGGCTGTCACTGGTCTGTACCGGGCGAAGGAAGAGGAGAGTCGCCTCACCCAGGATCTCATCGCCGGCCGGACTGTCGAGGAGTCCATCAAGCAGTCTCAACAGGGCGGAGCCGCATTCCTATCCGGATTGCTCGGCCAGGTGGGCGCCGTCCCCGAGCACCCCGAGGTACGACGGGCTAACGTGCCGCAGCTCTTCGCCTCCACCGCCGACTACTTCGACGAGGCGTTGCGCCAGGTCTGCCGGCCCAATCCCGAGGACCAGCTCTCGCTGCGCCGCGACGACGACGGCACGATCGCCTTCGAACCCCCGCGTGACCTCCTGTACCGGCTGAAGGCACTGCCTAAGTCGTATCTCGACGAGCAGCGGATCATGCCCAGGAAGGGTGAACCGGGCCGGATTCGGATCACCTTCTCCAAGGACCTCGCGGACCGGCGGCTCAAGGCGGCTCGGGAGTCGTCCAAGTCGCAGTGGCCGAACGTCTCCTACGTCACCGACGTCCACCCGGTCCTGGACTGGCTGACCGACAAGGTGCTTGTCGAGGTCGGCCGCCATCAGGCGCCCGTGCTCGCTGCCTCCGTCAGCTCGCCGACCTTCCTGGTCCAGGGCATCTGCTCTAATGCCCTGGGGCGGCCCACCATCGTCGAGTGGATGGCCGTCCACGGCGAACCGGACGCCCTTCAGGTGACCTCGCTGACCCCGGAGGCCCTCGACGACTACGGCGTGGGTCCGACGATGCCCGGCCGTGCCGCACCGCGCGATCTCGACGGCCTGACAGAGCTCGTGCCCGCTGCAATCGACCGAGCAGAACAGCACCTGCAAGGCTTGAGGAAGCGGCACGAGGAGGAGATCGAGGCAATCTTGACCCCGTACCGCAAGCGCGTCGTGCACTGGCAACAGGAAGCCCTGTTCTCATCTGACGGAACGGGCAAGCGCGGAGTGGACCGCAGCGCCAGCACGCGGCTGACACTGCTCAAGTCCCTGCAGACGACGGGCAAGCCGATGCTGCGCCTGCTCGCTGTCCTGGAACCGCTCACCGCCGCTGAGGGAGGCAACAACCGATGA